Proteins encoded by one window of Streptococcus suis S735:
- a CDS encoding pyridoxamine kinase has protein sequence MQRLLLANDLPGVGKVALATSIPIAAACQVETMLLPTVLLSSHTGGFPDVVIEDMTDLNQAYFEQWKNLNLELAGILSGYCRNPQQLSQLAMYAKQTETPLIVDPIMGDSGRLYTGFTSSYVEAMKELTQSAQLILPNITEASLLTGRNYLGDSYDIHDIEDLLEALAEQVSADIVLTGISFDDSQIGVAYFQQETGEITTYMSKKYPANFFGTGDILSTLLAVATIQQINLHQAIPLALDFIDKSLERTLALDRDLKFGISFEPFLAELQQAFQILKEKL, from the coding sequence ATGCAGCGATTATTGCTTGCGAACGACTTACCTGGTGTTGGTAAGGTTGCACTAGCAACTAGCATCCCAATTGCAGCAGCTTGTCAGGTAGAAACAATGCTTTTACCTACAGTTCTTTTATCCTCACACACAGGCGGTTTCCCAGATGTTGTCATTGAAGATATGACTGACTTGAATCAAGCCTATTTTGAACAGTGGAAGAACTTGAATTTGGAGTTGGCAGGCATCTTGTCTGGCTACTGTAGAAATCCTCAGCAACTAAGTCAATTGGCTATGTATGCTAAACAAACAGAGACACCATTGATTGTAGATCCGATTATGGGTGACAGTGGAAGACTGTATACAGGTTTTACATCATCCTATGTAGAGGCCATGAAAGAATTGACTCAGTCGGCCCAGCTCATTCTTCCGAATATAACAGAAGCTTCTCTATTGACTGGGAGAAACTATTTGGGAGATTCCTACGATATTCATGATATTGAGGACTTACTGGAAGCTTTAGCAGAGCAGGTATCCGCAGATATTGTACTGACAGGGATTTCCTTTGATGATAGCCAAATAGGTGTAGCCTATTTTCAGCAGGAAACAGGGGAAATAACTACCTATATGTCTAAAAAATATCCAGCAAATTTCTTTGGAACAGGTGACATTCTATCTACCTTGTTGGCTGTAGCAACCATCCAACAAATCAATCTCCATCAAGCTATCCCTCTAGCTTTAGATTTTATCGATAAGAGTTTAGAGCGTACCCTTGCTTTGGATAGAGACTTGAAATTTGGGATTTCCTTTGAACCTTTTCTAGCAGAATTACAGCAGGCATTTCAAATATTAAAGGAGAAATTATGA
- a CDS encoding 5'-methylthioadenosine/adenosylhomocysteine nucleosidase, with product MKFGIIAAMPQELKILVEHLQDATEIDVLGRTYYQGRIGQHEVVLVQSGIGKVMSAMSVAVLADRFSVDVIVNTGSAGAVAEGIAIGDVVVANQLAYHDVDVTAFGYAYGQMAGQELYYPADQVLLEQLRTVLAEQEMISHVGLIVTGDSFIAGQERIATIKTHFPEVLAVEMEGAAIAQAAVNTGKPFLVIRAMSDTAQGDANITFDEFIIQAGERSAQTLIAFLEKY from the coding sequence ATGAAATTTGGAATTATCGCAGCCATGCCTCAGGAATTAAAGATTTTGGTCGAGCATCTACAAGATGCAACTGAAATCGATGTCTTGGGTCGAACTTACTATCAGGGACGAATCGGTCAACATGAAGTCGTTCTTGTTCAGTCAGGTATCGGTAAGGTTATGTCAGCTATGTCCGTGGCTGTTTTGGCAGATCGATTTTCGGTTGATGTCATTGTCAATACAGGTTCGGCAGGAGCTGTTGCTGAAGGTATTGCCATCGGTGATGTGGTTGTAGCGAATCAATTGGCTTACCACGATGTGGATGTGACGGCTTTCGGCTATGCTTACGGGCAAATGGCAGGGCAGGAATTGTATTATCCAGCCGACCAAGTCTTGTTAGAACAGCTAAGAACCGTTTTAGCAGAGCAGGAAATGATTAGCCATGTGGGTCTGATTGTGACAGGTGACAGTTTTATCGCAGGTCAGGAGAGAATCGCTACAATCAAAACTCATTTCCCAGAAGTCCTTGCCGTAGAGATGGAAGGAGCAGCTATCGCTCAAGCAGCTGTCAATACAGGTAAGCCATTCTTGGTTATCCGTGCCATGAGTGACACAGCTCAGGGAGATGCCAATATCACCTTTGATGAATTTATCATTCAAGCAGGAGAACGTTCTGCCCAGACCCTGATTGCCTTTCTGGAGAAATATTAA
- the macP gene encoding cell wall synthase accessory phosphoprotein MacP, whose product MGKPLLTDEILEKVKKKQYSDQSSQFGHYRPNQDISMDDALFDPYLEEDYQGYEEGQTIRIPVKPTVVKSRRIETIKREAFRSKVNKILFWVIILLIMFIIAVLFI is encoded by the coding sequence ATGGGCAAGCCCTTGTTGACGGATGAAATTTTAGAGAAAGTGAAAAAGAAACAGTATTCCGACCAATCTAGCCAGTTTGGACACTATCGTCCAAACCAGGATATATCAATGGATGATGCTCTATTCGATCCATATCTAGAAGAAGATTATCAGGGATATGAAGAGGGACAAACGATCCGAATCCCGGTCAAACCTACTGTAGTAAAAAGTCGCCGTATCGAAACCATCAAGCGAGAAGCTTTCCGCAGTAAGGTAAACAAAATCCTTTTTTGGGTCATCATCTTACTGATAATGTTTATCATTGCAGTATTATTTATTTAG
- a CDS encoding NUDIX hydrolase, producing the protein MNFEEKTIERTEIFKGHIFDVVVDDVALPNGGTGKRELIFHKGAVCVLAVTPEGKMILVKQYRKAIERTIYEIPAGKLELGEEDTLEDAALRELEEETGYTSDKLTLLADFYSAIGFCNERIRLYLADNLIKVENPRPMDEDEVIELHEVTLEEALNLVATGDICDAKTIMAIQYLQLMRK; encoded by the coding sequence ATGAATTTTGAAGAAAAAACCATTGAGCGGACAGAAATTTTTAAAGGGCACATTTTTGATGTAGTAGTAGATGATGTTGCCTTGCCAAATGGTGGAACTGGTAAGCGCGAACTCATTTTCCACAAGGGAGCAGTTTGCGTTTTAGCCGTTACCCCAGAAGGTAAAATGATTTTGGTCAAACAATACCGCAAGGCCATTGAACGTACTATTTATGAAATTCCGGCGGGGAAATTGGAGCTGGGCGAAGAAGATACGCTTGAAGATGCTGCTTTGCGTGAATTAGAAGAAGAAACAGGCTATACTAGTGACAAATTGACCTTGTTGGCAGATTTCTATTCAGCCATCGGTTTCTGTAATGAACGAATTCGCCTTTATTTAGCAGATAACCTTATCAAGGTTGAAAATCCTCGTCCAATGGATGAAGATGAGGTTATCGAATTACATGAGGTAACCTTGGAAGAGGCTTTGAACTTGGTGGCTACTGGCGATATTTGTGATGCAAAGACCATCATGGCTATCCAATATTTACAACTCATGAGAAAGTAG
- the glmU gene encoding bifunctional UDP-N-acetylglucosamine diphosphorylase/glucosamine-1-phosphate N-acetyltransferase GlmU, translating to MSNNYAIILAAGKGTRMKSDLPKVLHKVAGITMLEHVKRAVDAMEPAKTVTIVGHKAELVQAVLEGQSEFALQSEQLGTGHAVMMAEPALAGLEGQTLVIAGDTPLITGESLKNLINFHVSHKNVATILTAQADNPFGYGRIIRNADGEVQKIVEQKDANDFEKQVKEINTGTYLFDNKRLFEALKDINTDNAQGEYYLTDVISIFRQAGEKVGAYVLRDFDESLGVNDRVALATAEAVMRKRINEKHMVNGVTFINPDATYIDIDVEIGAEAVIEANVVLKGQTVIGERTVLTNGTRVRDAKIAADAVISNSDIEESVIEEGVTVGPYAHIRPGSLLKKDVHVGNFVEIKASTLGQGTKSGHLTYLGNATIGNNVNVGAGTITVNYDGKNKFKTTVGDNAFVGSNSTIIAPVTIGDNALLAAGSVITKDIPEDAIGIGRGRQENKEGYATRFPFHPSQK from the coding sequence ATGAGCAATAACTATGCAATTATCCTAGCGGCGGGTAAGGGAACTCGCATGAAGTCTGACTTGCCAAAGGTCTTACACAAAGTGGCAGGAATTACCATGTTGGAGCATGTCAAACGGGCTGTAGATGCTATGGAACCTGCTAAAACAGTAACGATTGTCGGTCACAAGGCAGAATTGGTCCAAGCAGTTCTCGAAGGTCAGTCAGAGTTTGCCCTTCAATCTGAACAGTTGGGGACAGGCCACGCCGTTATGATGGCTGAGCCAGCTCTTGCAGGTTTGGAAGGTCAGACCCTTGTTATCGCAGGGGATACACCGCTGATTACAGGAGAAAGCTTGAAGAACCTTATTAACTTCCATGTCAGCCACAAGAATGTTGCGACTATCTTGACAGCTCAGGCTGATAACCCATTCGGATATGGTCGGATTATTCGCAATGCTGATGGTGAAGTGCAAAAAATTGTTGAGCAAAAAGATGCCAACGATTTTGAAAAACAAGTGAAAGAAATCAATACAGGAACCTACTTGTTTGATAATAAACGTCTTTTTGAAGCGCTTAAAGATATTAATACGGACAATGCCCAAGGTGAGTACTATCTGACAGATGTTATTTCGATTTTCCGTCAGGCAGGCGAGAAGGTTGGTGCCTATGTATTGCGTGATTTTGATGAAAGTTTGGGTGTCAATGATCGCGTCGCTCTTGCGACTGCAGAAGCTGTTATGCGCAAACGAATCAATGAAAAACACATGGTCAATGGTGTGACATTTATCAACCCAGATGCAACCTATATTGATATTGATGTTGAGATTGGTGCAGAAGCTGTTATCGAAGCTAATGTTGTCTTGAAAGGGCAAACGGTGATTGGTGAACGTACTGTTTTAACCAATGGTACTCGTGTACGTGATGCCAAAATTGCAGCAGATGCAGTCATCAGCAACTCAGACATTGAAGAATCTGTTATTGAAGAAGGTGTGACGGTAGGACCATACGCCCATATTCGTCCAGGTAGTCTCTTGAAAAAAGATGTTCACGTTGGAAACTTTGTGGAAATCAAGGCCTCTACACTTGGTCAAGGAACGAAGTCTGGTCATTTGACCTACCTAGGAAATGCAACGATTGGCAATAATGTTAACGTTGGTGCTGGTACCATTACTGTCAACTACGACGGTAAAAATAAATTTAAAACAACCGTTGGAGATAATGCCTTTGTTGGCTCTAATTCAACCATCATCGCACCAGTAACTATTGGGGACAACGCCTTGTTGGCTGCAGGTTCTGTCATTACAAAAGACATTCCAGAGGATGCCATCGGTATTGGTCGTGGTCGTCAAGAAAACAAAGAAGGTTATGCGACTCGTTTTCCGTTCCATCCAAGTCAAAAATAG
- a CDS encoding ASCH domain-containing protein produces the protein MTPTQLWQEFIAINSQAGPEPEAWAFGAEADRLADLVARGIKTSTSSAHALYEVEGEEIPRAGGYDIILDGQGQAVCIIQTTKVYVTPFSQVTAEHAYKEGEFRQGGDLSDIKAKSLIHWRQIHEELFTIWLAEAGLSFSEDMLVVCEEFELVYPK, from the coding sequence ATGACCCCGACACAACTCTGGCAAGAATTCATTGCCATCAATTCCCAAGCAGGTCCTGAGCCGGAGGCTTGGGCCTTTGGGGCGGAAGCTGATCGACTGGCTGATTTGGTGGCTAGAGGCATCAAAACTTCAACCAGCTCTGCCCATGCTCTCTATGAAGTAGAGGGAGAAGAAATCCCAAGAGCTGGTGGCTATGACATCATTCTGGACGGACAAGGTCAGGCTGTTTGCATTATCCAGACCACCAAGGTCTATGTGACGCCCTTTTCCCAAGTGACAGCAGAGCATGCCTACAAGGAGGGCGAGTTCCGTCAGGGAGGTGACTTGTCTGACATAAAAGCGAAAAGTCTGATCCACTGGCGACAGATCCATGAAGAGCTTTTCACTATCTGGCTGGCAGAAGCAGGCCTGTCCTTCTCAGAAGATATGCTGGTCGTCTGTGAAGAATTTGAATTGGTTTATCCTAAATAG
- a CDS encoding 3-oxoacyl-ACP reductase, with protein sequence MTKTALITGVSSGIGLAQAGIFLENGWRVFGIDLASKPDLAGDFHFLQLDLTGDLSPVFSWCQSVDVLCNTAGILDDYRPHLDISEDELAQIFAVNFFAVTRLTRPYLQQMVDRQSGIIINMCSIASSLAGGGGSAYTASKHALAGFTKQLALDYAKDKVQIFGIAPGAVQTGMTQKDFEPGGLADWVADQTPIGRWTQPSEIAELTFMLATGKLASMQGQIITIDGGWSLK encoded by the coding sequence ATGACTAAGACAGCCCTCATCACCGGCGTTTCCAGCGGCATTGGTCTAGCACAGGCAGGGATTTTTTTGGAAAATGGCTGGCGTGTCTTCGGGATTGATCTGGCTAGCAAGCCTGATTTGGCAGGCGATTTCCACTTTCTACAGCTGGACCTGACAGGCGATTTATCGCCCGTCTTTTCCTGGTGCCAGTCAGTCGATGTCCTCTGTAACACCGCAGGCATTTTAGACGATTACCGACCCCACCTCGATATTTCGGAGGACGAATTAGCTCAGATCTTCGCGGTGAATTTTTTTGCGGTGACTAGACTAACTCGCCCCTATCTGCAGCAAATGGTGGACAGACAGTCTGGCATCATTATCAATATGTGCTCCATTGCCTCCAGTCTAGCAGGTGGAGGTGGCTCTGCCTATACCGCTTCCAAGCACGCTTTGGCAGGTTTTACCAAGCAGTTGGCACTGGACTATGCCAAGGACAAGGTCCAGATCTTCGGCATCGCTCCTGGTGCCGTCCAGACAGGCATGACCCAGAAGGACTTTGAGCCTGGTGGTCTGGCGGACTGGGTGGCAGACCAGACCCCTATCGGACGCTGGACCCAACCAAGCGAAATCGCAGAGCTGACCTTCATGCTGGCTACTGGAAAACTCGCTTCCATGCAAGGCCAGATTATCACCATTGACGGTGGCTGGAGTTTGAAGTAG
- a CDS encoding DUF2829 domain-containing protein, with protein sequence MTFEEILPGLKAKKKYVRTGWGGAENYVQLFDTIEVHGQKLEATPYFLINVTGEGEGFSMWSPTPCDVLATDWVEVHD encoded by the coding sequence ATGACATTTGAAGAGATTTTACCAGGCTTGAAGGCCAAGAAAAAGTACGTTCGCACAGGCTGGGGTGGGGCGGAGAACTACGTCCAGCTCTTTGACACCATCGAGGTCCACGGGCAGAAGCTAGAGGCGACGCCCTATTTCCTCATCAACGTGACCGGCGAGGGTGAAGGCTTCTCCATGTGGAGCCCGACCCCTTGCGATGTCCTTGCGACCGACTGGGTAGAAGTCCATGACTAA
- a CDS encoding PadR family transcriptional regulator — protein MKETQMLKGVLDGCVLQIISQKEIYGYELVQELRKQGFENMVGGTAYPLLQKLEKNGYIIGEIKPSSDGPDRKYFTITQDGESYLRDFWREWSSLVEKVGTIQKGIFNETR, from the coding sequence ATGAAAGAAACCCAAATGCTAAAGGGGGTCCTAGACGGCTGTGTCTTACAAATTATCAGTCAGAAGGAGATTTATGGTTATGAGCTGGTTCAGGAATTGAGAAAACAGGGCTTTGAAAACATGGTCGGGGGAACTGCCTATCCTCTCTTGCAAAAATTAGAAAAGAATGGTTATATCATTGGCGAGATAAAACCATCATCGGACGGGCCAGATCGTAAATATTTTACGATTACCCAAGATGGAGAGAGTTATTTAAGGGATTTTTGGCGGGAATGGTCAAGTCTTGTAGAAAAAGTAGGAACCATTCAGAAAGGAATATTTAATGAAACGCGATAA
- the tnpA gene encoding IS200/IS605-like element ISSsu4 family transposase, whose product MAQKAHSLSHTKWLCKYHIVFTPKYRRKIIYNQYRSSLGEIFRRLCTYKGVEIIEGHLMPDHVHMLVSIPPRLSVSSFIGYLKGKSALMMFDKHANLKYKFGNRHFWAEGYYVSTVGLNEATIKKYIQEQEKHDIALDKLSVKEYEDPFRDNGK is encoded by the coding sequence ATGGCGCAAAAGGCACATAGTTTATCACATACAAAGTGGCTGTGTAAATACCACATTGTCTTCACACCTAAGTATAGACGAAAAATCATCTATAATCAATATCGAAGTAGTTTGGGAGAAATATTCCGACGTTTGTGTACTTATAAAGGCGTAGAAATTATCGAAGGACATCTGATGCCGGATCATGTTCATATGTTAGTCAGTATTCCTCCGCGATTAAGTGTATCAAGCTTTATAGGATATTTAAAAGGTAAGAGTGCTCTAATGATGTTTGATAAACACGCCAATCTCAAATACAAATTTGGTAATCGTCATTTCTGGGCAGAGGGATATTATGTAAGTACGGTTGGACTAAATGAAGCCACAATTAAGAAATATATACAAGAACAGGAAAAACATGATATAGCACTTGATAAGTTGAGTGTAAAAGAGTATGAAGATCCCTTTAGGGATAATGGCAAGTAG
- a CDS encoding ABC transporter permease produces MFGLTVRLALTNLKKNRRLYFPYALMTILSTAIAYIFASLAFHPDLGQVKGANGVIQVLGFGMIVVMLAVAIMVFYANSFVMKQRSKEFGVYSILGLEKKHLFLMTFLENLVFSVGTILAGLLLGLALDKLFYALLLKAMQMPVVLASTFQLKSLVTVFIYLFGIFALVSLFNIGNLGLTDSLKLVQGKKRGDKKTGFLWLQTLLVLILLGAGYAIAQLVTSPMQAIPSFFGATLLVIFGTYLLFHAGVISLLNWLKNRQTYYYKPDNFISVSNLIFRMRKNALGLATITILSSMFLVTMVGGLNIYIGGKDYIANQNPNDYSIDVGMQPTTSKAQTEKWEEWAEAILEETDIPVESKVVYPYQQAYFSEVANQQVRFLTEKESWMDFSNQVGVGYILDKATYEKMTSQKLELAADQVAIYSKGVQYQAGQTLTFDEKEMEVAQVLPKNVTLGHLPDHVTFNFSKYLVIVVQDLTIFENQAENRYYMGFESSLSEEEQVNSQEVFLSGSFESELWESNILPNGTNAISLAYRAYAMRSFFSFAGSLFFIGLLLSLIFLMAVVLVIYFKQISEGYEDRDRFVIMTKVGLDEDQTRQSIRKQLLTVFFLPILLAFVHLAFAYKMLSSILLSIGVVNAGLMLQVTAGICGGYLLLYLVVYAITTRSYKQIIS; encoded by the coding sequence ATGTTTGGACTAACCGTTCGATTGGCTCTGACCAATCTCAAAAAGAACCGCAGACTCTATTTTCCCTATGCCCTGATGACCATTTTGTCCACAGCCATTGCCTATATTTTTGCCTCACTTGCCTTTCATCCTGATTTAGGTCAGGTCAAGGGGGCCAATGGAGTGATTCAAGTGCTGGGCTTCGGTATGATTGTAGTTATGCTGGCCGTTGCCATCATGGTCTTCTATGCCAATAGTTTTGTTATGAAGCAGCGGTCAAAAGAGTTTGGTGTCTATAGCATTCTTGGTCTGGAGAAAAAACATCTCTTCTTGATGACTTTTCTAGAAAATCTGGTCTTTTCAGTCGGTACTATTCTAGCTGGCTTGCTCTTGGGACTGGCTCTAGATAAACTCTTCTATGCGCTCTTGCTGAAAGCCATGCAGATGCCTGTGGTCCTGGCTTCAACCTTCCAGTTGAAAAGTCTAGTCACTGTATTTATCTATCTCTTTGGGATTTTTGCCTTGGTCAGCCTTTTTAATATTGGAAATCTGGGCTTGACCGACTCACTCAAACTGGTTCAAGGTAAGAAGCGAGGGGACAAGAAAACGGGCTTCCTCTGGCTACAAACCCTCTTAGTTCTTATCTTATTGGGGGCAGGCTACGCCATTGCCCAGCTGGTGACCAGTCCGATGCAGGCTATTCCAAGTTTCTTTGGAGCGACTCTTCTGGTTATCTTTGGGACCTACCTGCTCTTCCACGCAGGTGTCATCAGTCTCTTAAACTGGCTAAAGAACCGTCAGACCTATTATTATAAGCCAGATAATTTCATTTCTGTATCCAACTTGATTTTCCGTATGCGGAAAAATGCACTGGGTCTTGCGACCATTACTATCCTCTCCAGCATGTTCTTGGTGACCATGGTTGGAGGACTCAATATTTACATCGGTGGCAAAGATTATATTGCCAATCAAAATCCAAATGACTATTCGATTGATGTTGGTATGCAGCCAACCACTTCAAAAGCTCAAACGGAGAAGTGGGAGGAGTGGGCGGAAGCTATCTTAGAAGAGACAGATATTCCTGTTGAAAGTAAGGTAGTCTATCCTTATCAGCAAGCCTATTTTTCTGAGGTGGCAAATCAGCAAGTAAGATTTTTGACGGAAAAAGAGTCATGGATGGATTTTTCTAATCAAGTAGGTGTAGGCTATATTTTGGATAAAGCTACATATGAAAAAATGACTAGTCAAAAACTGGAGTTGGCAGCTGACCAAGTGGCCATTTATAGTAAGGGAGTCCAGTATCAAGCTGGTCAAACCCTCACCTTTGATGAAAAGGAGATGGAAGTTGCCCAAGTCTTGCCCAAGAATGTGACCTTGGGACATCTGCCAGACCATGTGACTTTTAATTTTAGTAAGTATTTAGTTATTGTTGTTCAAGACTTGACAATATTTGAAAATCAAGCCGAAAATCGCTATTATATGGGCTTTGAAAGCAGTCTATCAGAAGAAGAACAGGTAAATAGCCAGGAGGTCTTCTTATCCGGTAGTTTTGAAAGTGAGCTTTGGGAGTCCAATATATTACCGAATGGAACGAACGCCATCAGTCTCGCCTACCGTGCCTATGCGATGCGTAGTTTCTTCAGTTTTGCAGGTTCACTTTTCTTCATCGGCCTCTTACTTTCACTCATTTTTTTGATGGCGGTGGTGCTGGTGATTTACTTCAAACAGATTTCGGAAGGCTATGAAGACAGAGATCGCTTTGTCATTATGACCAAGGTTGGTCTGGATGAGGATCAGACCAGACAGTCCATTCGCAAGCAATTGCTGACCGTCTTTTTCCTACCTATCCTACTTGCCTTTGTCCATCTTGCATTTGCCTACAAGATGCTCTCGTCCATTCTTTTGTCTATCGGTGTGGTCAATGCAGGGCTTATGTTGCAGGTGACTGCAGGCATCTGTGGTGGCTATCTCCTCCTCTACCTAGTGGTCTATGCCATCACAACACGATCTTACAAACAGATTATTTCCTAA
- a CDS encoding ABC transporter ATP-binding protein, translated as MSVLDVQHVQKIYSSLFKAGQVEALKDIHFAVEKGEYVAIMGESGSGKSTLLNILATLDKPTQGKVLLNGLDTQSIKSKEAAAFRREKLGFVFQDFNLLDTLSVKDNVLLPLVLSRYPIDEMNKRLVHTLNSLGIATLQDKMPYEISGGQQQRVAVARAIITQPEILLADEPTGALDSKSTATLLDIFEKINQEGQTILMVTHSTVAASRAKRVLFIKDGILYNQIYRGERTSQEMYQLISDTLTLMANRGE; from the coding sequence ATGTCAGTTTTAGATGTTCAACACGTTCAAAAGATATACAGTTCTCTCTTTAAGGCGGGACAGGTTGAAGCTTTGAAGGATATTCATTTTGCAGTGGAAAAGGGTGAATATGTCGCTATTATGGGTGAGTCAGGTTCTGGTAAGTCCACCTTGCTCAATATTTTGGCAACCCTTGATAAGCCAACGCAGGGCAAGGTCTTGCTTAACGGATTGGATACCCAATCTATCAAGAGCAAGGAAGCGGCAGCCTTTCGTCGGGAGAAATTGGGCTTTGTCTTCCAAGATTTCAATCTCTTGGATACTCTTTCTGTCAAGGATAATGTGCTCTTGCCTCTGGTTTTGTCTCGCTATCCGATTGATGAGATGAACAAGCGACTCGTTCATACGCTCAATAGCCTGGGAATTGCGACCTTGCAAGACAAGATGCCCTACGAGATTTCGGGTGGTCAGCAGCAGCGAGTTGCGGTGGCGCGTGCCATCATCACCCAGCCAGAAATTCTCTTAGCGGATGAGCCGACTGGGGCCCTCGACTCTAAATCAACGGCAACTCTTCTAGATATTTTTGAAAAAATCAACCAAGAGGGGCAAACGATTCTGATGGTAACCCACTCGACAGTAGCAGCTAGTCGTGCCAAACGGGTTCTCTTCATCAAGGATGGCATCCTCTACAATCAAATCTACCGAGGTGAGAGAACTAGTCAGGAAATGTATCAGTTGATTTCAGATACCTTGACACTTATGGCGAATCGAGGTGAGTAG
- a CDS encoding sensor histidine kinase, with product MNKDDFGSLVPVFLTSWLGHRLIFLIAYAVFAVAILAYSSLFDIKRNLVFYAILLLSICWLLALLWDFVREFSRFGKIWRGQKVTTGTASERLLQEKVERLEVQNKQILEKQRQEQTELDDYYTLWAHQMKTPIAASQLLVKEVDSSPVRHQLETELFKIEQYTGLVLNYLRLQSFHDDLVIESVNLDELVRNLVRKYSLFFIQVNTSLDLGQLDRTVKTDKRWLGLLIEQILSNALKYCQEGTISIVLDGDDLVIRDTGIGIAESDLERVFERGFSGFNGRRTQQSSGLGLYLSRKIAAELGYSLKLKSKVGQGTEVRIGIKEVELIFY from the coding sequence ATGAATAAGGATGATTTTGGCTCATTAGTACCAGTATTTTTGACATCATGGCTTGGTCATCGCTTGATTTTTCTGATAGCCTACGCCGTTTTTGCTGTGGCTATTCTGGCTTATAGTAGCCTCTTTGACATCAAAAGAAACTTGGTTTTCTATGCCATCCTCCTCCTCAGTATTTGTTGGCTCCTCGCCCTCCTCTGGGATTTTGTCAGGGAATTTTCCCGCTTTGGAAAAATCTGGCGTGGTCAGAAAGTGACTACTGGGACAGCCAGTGAGCGTTTGTTGCAGGAAAAAGTGGAGCGACTAGAAGTCCAGAACAAGCAAATCCTAGAAAAACAGCGACAGGAACAGACAGAATTAGATGACTACTACACCCTCTGGGCCCACCAGATGAAAACGCCGATTGCAGCCAGTCAGCTCTTGGTTAAGGAAGTAGATAGTAGTCCAGTCCGTCATCAGCTAGAAACAGAACTCTTCAAGATTGAGCAATACACAGGTCTGGTCTTGAACTATCTCCGCTTACAGTCCTTTCATGATGATTTGGTTATCGAATCAGTTAATTTGGATGAACTGGTCAGAAATCTAGTAAGAAAGTATTCCCTCTTTTTCATTCAGGTCAATACTAGCTTGGACTTGGGGCAGTTGGATAGGACAGTAAAGACCGACAAACGCTGGCTGGGCCTGTTGATAGAGCAAATTTTATCCAATGCCCTCAAGTATTGTCAGGAAGGGACCATTTCGATTGTTTTGGACGGAGATGATTTGGTTATTCGCGATACGGGAATTGGGATTGCAGAGAGTGACTTGGAACGGGTCTTTGAGCGTGGCTTCTCAGGTTTCAATGGCCGCAGAACCCAGCAATCTTCGGGTCTGGGGCTCTATCTCTCACGGAAAATTGCTGCGGAGCTGGGCTATTCCCTAAAGCTAAAATCAAAAGTAGGTCAGGGAACAGAGGTGCGAATCGGTATCAAAGAAGTGGAGTTGATTTTTTACTAA